One Cucurbita pepo subsp. pepo cultivar mu-cu-16 chromosome LG07, ASM280686v2, whole genome shotgun sequence genomic region harbors:
- the LOC111798460 gene encoding mitogen-activated protein kinase kinase kinase 1-like produces MYVVLGIAFQILMESVASTSSAPDRPRPRLPWFEPSQAMTARIVRALHHHLRLLHRSDSSFFVLGATGNVYIVSLSSTPSCTCPDRITPCKHMLFVYIRALGVSLDDVCLWRRTLRPCQLNRLLTAPVMAESLAEISLRRVFHQQFFQVKERTSCVPIVDIEDGTACPVCLDDLKKDDRVVACTTCRNLVHDDCFSRWKRSKGRRNISCVVCRARWKDTTNEQKYLNLSAYLD; encoded by the coding sequence ATGTATGTGGTACTTGGAATTGCCTTTCAAATTCTCATGGAGTCTGTTGCTTCGACTTCATCTGCACCGGACCGCCCCCGTCCTCGTCTTCCTTGGTTCGAGCCCTCCCAAGCTATGACTGCCCGGATTGTTCGAGCTCTCCACCATCACCTCCGTCTCCTACACCGCTCTGATTCTTCGTTCTTTGTCTTGGGAGCCACAGGCAATGTCTACATTGTGTCTCTATCCTCTACCCCCTCGTGCACTTGCCCCGATCGTATTACGCCTTGCAAACACATGTTATTTGTTTACATTCGAGCTCTGGGTGTGTCACTGGATGATGTATGTCTTTGGCGGAGAACGCTTCGACCGTGTCAATTGAATCGTTTGCTTACTGCACCTGTTATGGCGGAATCGCTTGCTGAAATTAGTCTACGTAGAGTATTTCATCAACAATTCTTTCAGGTAAAAGAAAGGACTTCTTGTGTACCTATTGTAGATATTGAAGATGGGACTGCATGTCCTGTTTGTTTGGATGATCTAAAGAAGGACGATCGGGTTGTGGCTTGTACGACATGTCGAAATCTCGTTCATGATGATTGTTTCTCGAGGTGGAAACGAAGCAAGGGAAGGAGAAATATTAGCTGTGTAGTTTGTAGGGCAAGATGGAAGGACACGACAAACGAACaaaagtatttgaatttgtcTGCCTATCTCGATTAA